A stretch of the Aegilops tauschii subsp. strangulata cultivar AL8/78 chromosome 4, Aet v6.0, whole genome shotgun sequence genome encodes the following:
- the LOC141021557 gene encoding uncharacterized protein, with product MGFIKEFMEVQAHDNTKLHVIHTNDLHKAATTIEQYERHLEFERHKIVGVDVEYTNDVGEDQKPALVQLSVGKDHPVLLFQLSASAKNCTRFDNFLADPRNKFAGFSIDGDIEMLGRIGLEIAHFVDIQKEWRVPTATKPLDSLGDVSSIIVHDYYNNMKKNLTNAEHQRWARMPLSMRHIEYAAKDAYAAYEICSRLTII from the coding sequence ATGGGATTCATCAAGGAATTCATGGAGGTGCAGGCCCACGACAACACGAAGTTGCACGTGATCCACACCAACGACTTGCACAAGGCGGCGACCACCATCGAGCAGTATGAGCGACACCTCGAATTCGAGCGCCACAAGATCGTCGGAGTTGATGTGGAGTACACCAACGACGTTGGCGAAGATCAGAAACCAGCCCTCGTCCAGCTCTCCGTCGGCAAGGATCATCCGGTGTTGCTCTTCCAACTGAGCGCCTCCGCCAAGAACTGCACCAGGTTCGACAACTTCCTCGCCGACCCCAGAAACAAGTTTGCTGGCTTCTCCATCGACGGCGACATAGAGATGCTCGGGCGCATCGGACTAGAGATCGCCCACTTCGTCGACATCCAGAAGGAATGGAGGGTGCCTACAGCTACCAAGCCTCTGGACTCCCTTGGGGATGTCTCAAGCATCATTGTCCACGACTACTACAACAACATGAAGAAGAACCTCACCAACGCAGAGCACCAGCGCTGGGCGCGCATGCCCCTGTCCATGAGGCACATCGAGTACGCGGCAAAAGATGCTTACGCTGCGTACGAGATATGCAGCCGCCTCACCATCATCTAG